In Lodderomyces elongisporus chromosome 2, complete sequence, the following proteins share a genomic window:
- the ALG7 gene encoding tunicamycin resistance protein (BUSCO:EOG09262QS5), with protein sequence MIGCSTIVNLSLLLGAVAAIEPNSPVRTSVAFSIIGFVVTRHLIPKVGPSFIKIGLHGKDLSKKAPVPTIPESMGLVAAATYLLLMFALIPFIFFKYLVSFGSLANDEVMTENYRNQYQSVKNNNLFPHNKLAEYLSAVLCLQSTTMLGLLDDLFDIRWRHKFFLPAIASLPLLIVYYVDFSVTSVVVPKFVTDNALGSFFLDVLNTIVKYSNHLVTCITGLSFRTLQTDYEIPSDAPKLIDLGIFYYFYMSAISIFSPNSINILAGINGLEVGQSVVLAIIFLINDFCYLLSPGISQAAHDSHLFSVIFILPFLGVSLALLRYNWFPAKVFVGDTYCYFSGMVFAIVGILGHFSKTLVIFLVPQILNFLYSVPQLFHIVPCPRHRLPKFDSSNGLMYPSFGELKKETVISKMILNTLGRLKMVKLVRDPKQNGKVVQFSNMTIINLILVWFGPMREDKLCMLILAIQFVIGVSMIVVRHTVGPWLFGYDNLTWGVK encoded by the coding sequence atGATCGGCTGCAGCACTATAGTGAATTTATCTTTGCTTCTAGGAGCAGTTGCGGCTATCGAGCCAAATAGTCCAGTGCGAACACTGGTGGCATTCTCCATCATCGGTTTCGTGGTGACACGACATTTGATCCCCAAAGTTGGTCCGAGTTTCATCAAGATTGGATTACATGGCAAAGATTTGTCCAAAAAAGCACCTGTTCCTACAATTCCCGAAAGCATGGGGCTAGTAGCTGCAGCAACCTACCTTCTTTTGATGTTTGCACTTATCCcattcattttctttaaatacCTTGTTTCCTTTGGCTCGTTGGCCAACGATGAAGTTATGACGGAAAATTATCGAAATCAATACCAATCGGTgaagaataataatttgTTTCCACATAACAAATTGGCCGAATACTTGAGTGCGGTCTTGTGCTTACAAAGCACGACTATGCTTGGTTTACTAGATGACTTATTTGATATTCGTTGGAGAcacaaattttttcttcccgCCATAGCCTCGTTGCCGCTTTTGATTGTTTACTATGTCGATTTCAGTGTCACCTCTGTAGTGGTTCCCAAATTTGTTACGGATAATGCGTTGGGGTCTTTCTTCTTGGACGTTTTGAACACAATTGTTAAATACCTGAACCACTTGGTGACTTGCATAACAGGTCTTTCTTTTAGAACATTACAAACAGACTACGAAATCCCCTCGGACGCACCAAAGTTGATCGATTTGGGAATATTCTACTACTTTTACATGTCGGCCATTTCGATTTTCTCCCCAAACTCAATCAATATTTTAGCAGGTATCAATGGATTAGAGGTTGGCCAGTCGGTGGTTTTGGCAATCATatttttgatcaatgaTTTTTGCTATTTGTTATCCCCAGGTATATCGCAAGCGGCACACGATTCTCATCTATTCTCGGTCATATTCATCCTTCCATTTTTGGGAGTGTCACTAGCACTTTTGCGTTACAATTGGTTCCCAGCAAAGGTGTTTGTAGGAGACACTTATTGTTATTTCAGCGGCATGGTTTTCGCAATTGTTGGTATCCTTGGTCACTTCTCAAAGACGTTAGTTATATTTCTAGTACCACAgattttgaactttttgTATTCAGTTCCACAATTGTTTCACATTGTGCCATGTCCAAGACACCGCTTGCCAAAATTCGACTCAAGTAATGGACTAATGTATCCAAGTTTTGGTGAGctaaaaaaggaaaccgTTATCAGcaaaatgattttgaaCACTTTGGGACGTTTAAAGATGGTCAAATTGGTACGTGacccaaaacaaaatggaaaagttgTACAATTTAGCAATATGACAATTATAAATCTTATcttggtttggtttggaCCCATGAGGGAAGACAAATTATGCATGTTAATTCTCGCAATTCAGTTTGTAATTGGGGTGCTGATGATTGTCGTAAGACATACTGTTGGACCTTGGCTCTTTGGATATGATAACTTGACATGGGGTGTAAAATAA
- the SPF1 gene encoding putative cation-transporting ATPase 1, with product MSDIVASSGIKEAELLVSKPLFLRPYVWPFSIIYPIYLQLYFNHYDKYFVGKEWTFVYTIAIVSLNLLFWLMPYWNQDINSKFNYNKVDKIQNAEFIKITPAPNAGIGEISRINRETFHDGEKQISFLFQKRRYLYHPELQKFSPPEFVFDNMPKLKVYQTTKGLSGDLEKSIRNYGLNKFDIPIPTFLELFKEHAVAPFFVFQIFCVALWCMDEQWYYSLFSLFMLVSFEMTTVFQRRTTMAEFQSMGIKPYEIYVHRDGKWQKISTSNLLPGDLVSITRTNEDSALPCDLLLVDGTAIVNEAMLSGESTPLLKESVKLRPADDDLQPEGFDKNSILHGGTMALQVTKPENPIVPIAPDAGAFAVVTKTGFETSQGSLVRMMIFSSERVSVGNKEAFMFILFLLVFAIAASWYVWVEGTRMGRIQSKLILDCIIVITSVVPPELPMELTMAVNSSLSKLQKYYVYCTEPFRIPLAGRIDVCCFDKTGTLTAEDLVFEGLAGFKNDDIHHLYKAEEAPETTSYVLGSAHALVRLDDGDVVGDPMEQATLKAAHWTVGNNDVVERESKKNGNKTEKIHILRRFQFSSALKRSSTISSINTLPNKNFVAAKGAPETIRKMVIDAPENYEDIYKSFTRAGSRVLALAYKYLDTNVNVNKAKREQIESDLHFAGFIVFHCPLKDDAIETIKMLNESSHRSIMITGDNALTACHVAKEVAITTKDVLILDAPEEHHIAEKDADLVWRNVNETVVIPFNVEGKIDFASLAKHDICLTGFALSKLSGHAQLLDLIKKTWIYARVSPTQKEFILTSLKDAGYNTLMCGDGTNDVGALKQANIGVALLNGTEEGMKKLIENRKIEATKKVYEKQSQLFINWGKPPPPVPPIIAHLYPPGQNNPKYLEAMEKKGVTITDDMKAAVAAAMKQPIVIPPPGQNKNVPTDGGKFADAIMGALNDAEAEDEVPTLKLGDASVAAPFTSKLANVSAVTHLIRQGRCALISTIQMYKILALNCLISSYSLSVLYLAGMKFGDGQATISGILLSVCFFSISRGKPLEKLSKQRPQDGIFNIYIMGSILGQFFIHIVTLVYITREIYIVEPKEPSIDLEKKFNPSLLNTGMFLLQLAQQVSTFAVNYIGLPFRESISDNKGMYYGLLGVAALTFCGSTEFIPEINEQMQFVPMSTDFKIKLTAAIAVDLSATWLIENVLKHFFMNSKPADIALRDDDADDDADADADGDEKK from the coding sequence ATGTCTGACATTGTTGCAAGTCTGGGCATAAAAGAGGCAGAGCTCTTGGTCTCCAAACCACTCTTCCTTAGACCATACGTGTGGCCCTTTTCCATTATATATCCAATCTATCTCCAGTTATATTTCAACCACTATGATAAATACTTTGTTGGGAAAGAATGGACCTTTGTCTACACGATTGCCATTGTGTCGTTAAACTTGTTATTTTGGTTGATGCCTTATTGGAACCAGGATATCAATTCAAAATTCAACTACAATAAAGTAGACAAGATCCAAAACGCCGAGTTCATCAAAATCACCCCTGCACCAAACGCAGGTATCGGAGAAATCAGCCGTATCAACCGTGAAACTTTCCACGATGGTGAGAAACAAAtcagttttcttttccaaaagagGAGATACCTCTACCACCCtgaattgcaaaaattcTCACCACCTGAGTTTGTATTTGATAACATGCCCAAACTCAAAGTATACCAAACTACCAAGGGCTTGTCTGgggatttggaaaaaagtATTAGAAACTATGGTTTGAACAAATTTGACATTCCAATTCCTACTTTTTTGGAATTGTTCAAAGAACACGCAGTGGCCCccttctttgtctttcaAATATTCTGTGTGGCACTTTGGTGTATGGATGAGCAATGGTACTACTCCCTCTTCTCCCTATTCATGTTGGTTTCATTTGAAATGACAACCGTCTTCCAAAGAAGAACTACAATGGCTGAGTTTCAAAGTATGGGAATCAAACCCTATGAAATTTACGTGCACAGAGATGGGAAATGGCAAAAAATCTCAACTTCAAACTTGTTACCTGGCGATTTGGTCTCAATCACAAGAACTAATGAAGATAGTGCATTACCATGTGACTTGTTGTTAGTGGATGGAACTGCAATTGTTAATGAAGCTATGTTATCCGGTGAATCAACCCCATTATTGAAAGAATCTGTTAAACTTAGACCAGCTGACGATGACTTGCAACCTGAAGGATTTGACAAAAATTCAATCTTGCACGGTGGTACAATGGCGTTGCAAGTTACCAAACCTGAAAATCCAATTGTCCCTATTGCACCAGATGCTGGTGCTTTTGCGGTTGTTACAAAGACTGGGTTTGAAACATCGCAAGGTTCATTGGTCCGTATGATGATCTTTTCAAGTGAACGTGTCTCTGTTGGCAACAAAGAAGCATTTATGtttatattgtttttgttggtcTTTGCAATCGCTGCATCCTGGTATGTATGGGTTGAGGGAACAAGAATGGGAAGAATCCAATCCAAATTGATTTTGGATTGTATAATTGTTATTACTTCAGTTGTGCCACCGGAATTACCAATGGAATTAACCATGGCTGTCAACTCATCGTTAtcaaaattacaaaagtaTTACGTCTACTGTACCGAACCTTTTAGAATCCCCTTGGCTGGAAGAATCGATGTATGTTGTTTTGACAAGACTGGTACATTAACTGCTGAAGACTTGGTATTCGAAGGTTTAGCCGGCTTCAAAAATGATGATATCCACCATCTTTACAAAGCCGAGGAAGCCCCCGAGACTACTTCGTATGTATTGGGTTCTGCCCATGCCTTGGTTAGATTGGATGACGGTGATGTCGTTGGTGACCCAATGGAACAGGCAACTCTCAAGGCTGCCCACTGGACCGTGGGAAACAATGATGTTGTGGAAAGagaatcaaagaaaaatggaaacaaaACTGAAAAGATTCACATTTTGCGTCGTTTCCAATTCTCAAGTGCCCTTAAGAGATCTTCTACCATTTCATCAATCAACACTTTGCCTAATAAGAACTTTGTTGCTGCCAAGGGAGCACCTGAAACAATTAGAAAGATGGTGATTGATGCGCCAGAGAACTATGAAGACATCTACAAATCATTTACTAGAGCTGGATCGCGTGTTTTGGCTCTTGCTTACAAGTATTTGGATACCAATGTTAATGTGAATAAGGCCAAAAGAGAACAAATTGAGTCTGACTTGCATTTTGCTGGGTTTATCGTGTTCCACTGTCCGCTTAAGGATGATGCTATTGAAACTATCAAGATGTTGAATGAGTCATCTCACCGTTCGATAATGATTACTGGAGATAATGCATTAACTGCTTGTCATGTTGCCAAGGAAGTTGCGATCACTACAAAGgatgttttgattttggatGCACCAGAGGAACACCATATTGCTGAAAAAGATGCTGATTTAGTTTGGAGAAATGTCAATGAGACTGTTGTAATTCCATTCAATGTTGAAGGCAAGATTGATTTTGCTAGCTTGGCCAAACACGATATCTGTCTTACCGGTTTTGCTCTCAGTAAATTGAGTGGCCATGCTCAACTTTTGGATTTGATTAAAAAGACTTGGATCTATGCTAGAGTTTCTCCAACGCAAAAGGAATTTATTTTGACTTCTTTGAAAGATGCAGGATATAATACATTGATGTGTGGTGATGGTACTAATGATGTTGGTGCATTAAAACAAGCCAACATTGGTGTTGCACTTTTGAATGGTACTGAAGAAGGAATGAAGAAACTTATCGAAAATAGGAAAATTGAAGCGACCAAAAAAGTTTATGAAAAACAATCGCAGCTCTTTATCAATTGGGGTAAACCACCTCCACCAGTTCCACCTATTATTGCGCACTTGTACCCACCTGGTCAAAATAACCCAAAGTACTTGGAAGCtatggaaaagaagggtGTTACAATCACTGATGATATGAAGGcagctgttgctgctgcaatGAAACAACCTATTGTTATTCCTCCACCAGGGCAAAACAAGAATGTTCCAACTGATGGTGGCAAGTTTGCAGATGCTATTATGGGTGCATTGAACGATGCTGAAGCAGAGGATGAGGTGCCAACATTAAAATTGGGTGATGCCTCGGTTGCTGCTCCATTCACTTCAAAGTTGGCCAATGTTAGTGCAGTCACTCATTTGATTCGCCAAGGTCGATGTGCCTTGATTTCGACCATCCAAATGTACAAGATTTTGGCTTTGAACTGTTTGATTTCTTCCTATTCACTTTCAGTCTTGTATTTGGCTGGTATGAAGTTTGGTGATGGGCAAGCAACAATCTCTGGTATCTTATTATCGgtatgtttcttttcaatctcaAGAGGTAAGCCTTTGGAAAAATTGTCAAAGCAGAGACCACAAGATGGaattttcaacatttaCATTATGGGCTCGATACTTGGCCAGTTCTTTATTCATATCGTTACCTTGGTCTACATTACACGTGAAATTTATATCGTGGAGCCAAAAGAGCCAAGTATCGATTTGGAGAAAAAGTTTAACCCTTCGTTGTTAAATACTGGTATGTTCTTGTTGCAATTGGCACAGCAAGTCTCTACTTTTGCTGTGAACTATATTGGATTGCCATTCAGAGAGAGTATATCTGATAATAAGGGTATGTACTATGGTTTGTTGGGGGTTGCTGCATTGACATTTTGTGGATCCACCGAGTTTATCCCTGAGATAAACGAGCAAATGCAATTTGTTCCAATGAGCACtgatttcaaaatcaagcTTACAGCTGCTATTGCTGTGGATTTAAGCGCCACATGGCTTATTGAAAATGTCTTGAAACATTTTTTCATGAACTCCAAACCAGCTGATATTGCTTTAagagatgatgatgctgatgatgatgctgatgctgatgctgatggAGATGAGAAGAAGTAG
- the SEH1 gene encoding epoxide hydrolase, soluble (sEH) translates to MKPFITGHEELIHDIKYDFYGKTVATASSDQHIKVFDLDPATSSWILNDSWKAHDSSVVKLSWAHPEFSSSRILASCSFDRTVKIWQEQTEEMPGSGRRWARLATLNDSRGPIYDVTFAPNHLGLKFGCVGSDGVFRIYESLEPNDLTVWSLTVEIPILNHQLPAKSLQSSFRVEWCPSKFTTTEKFVVVALDQGFIYRNVTKSEENDKDTGCDKKYVKVCALPEHNGLIRSVSWAPSMGRSYHLIATGCKDGFVRIFKATETAHAEGTGNGGEIKLETLAKLGDHKKEVWRVNWNMTGTILSSAGDDGKLRLWKCNYLSDWKCMSVINTSNQSDSRGMEGDADKPLN, encoded by the coding sequence ATGAAACCATTCATTACGGGTCATGAGGAGTTGATTCACGATATCAAATACGACTTTTACGGTAAGACAGTAGCTACTGCATCTTCCGACCAACATATTAAAGTTTTCGATTTAGACCCTGCAACGTCGTCTTGGATTTTGAATGATCTGTGGAAAGCCCATGACTCGCTGGTGGTGAAGCTCTCGTGGGCACATCCCGAATTCTCTAGCTCGAGGATATTGGCATCCTGCAGCTTTGATAGAACTGTTAAAATATGGCAAGAACAGACCGAGGAAATGCCTGGAAGTGGACGACGATGGGCGAGGTTGGCTACTTTGAATGACTCAAGAGGACCTATATATGATGTAACATTTGCGCCGAATCATTTAGGGTTGAAGTTTGGCTGTGTGGGAAGCGATGGTGTTTTTAGAATATATGAATCATTGGAGCCAAATGACTTGACCGTTTGGAGCCTCACAGTCGAGATCCCCATTTTGAACCACCAATTACCTGCAAAAAGTTTACAGAGCAGTTTCAGAGTTGAATGGTGTCCTTCAAAGTTTACAACTACTGAAAAgtttgtggttgttgcACTAGATCAAGGTTTTATCTACAGAAACGTTACAAAACTGGAAGAGAATGATAAGGATACTGGTTGTGATAAAAAATACGTTAAAGTATGTGCTCTTCCAGAGCATAATGGTCTCATCAGATCAGTTAGCTGGGCACCTTCGATGGGCAGAAGTTACCATCTCATTGCCACAGGGTGTAAAGACGGATTTGTGCGGATTTTTAAAGCTACTGAAACAGCGCATGCCGAGGGTACGGGGAACGGTGGAGAGATTAAGCTAGAGACTCTTGCGAAATTAGGCGACCACAAAAAGGAGGTTTGGAGAGTAAATTGGAATATGACAGGTACTATACTTTCTTCTGCAGGTGATGATGGAAAATTGAGGCTATGGAAGTGTAACTACTTAAGTGATTGGAAATGTATGAGCGTGATCAACACCAGTAACCAATCCGATAGCCGAGGTATGGAAGGAGATGCAGACAAGCCCCTAAATTAA
- the VRP1 gene encoding verprolin, producing the protein MAAPPPPPPPPPPPGGGPSLMSSASSAPPPPPSITPGRDALLGDIRKGAKLKKAVTVDKSKPMIEGKTSVSVAAPLSSGGNSNQSSSIGGPAPSIPHGAPQLGDIFAGGVPKLKHIDNRANVIPSSAPKIPSGLPPSMPTSRPSKPDQHPTTTPKLPSQRPGTIPVPPPKAPKVPSLSRPKSSSHSQKSSISSMSEISSVPSAPPPLPSAPPPIPSSAPPPPTPPSFSSRPGQLSTPPAPPAPPAPPAPSAPPAPALPTGGLPFLAQINAKRDESNVVEGVKSRATTSSSAAPKASQQNKGNSQNAPPIPSAPPSVSTSIASKHSAKSPAPPTSAPSIPPPPPSTLPPSLGQKPSLAKEKPSTSSAPPPAPPPLPGMAPPLPKSNTPSNFSGSSSTSRNAQTPPAPPAPPAPPAPPAPPAPPAPPSLPSFEKASSSTSSKANPDIASGALPFLSEINAKRDESFVVDGGSSSYTTRTEEHSGSNGQTFSNSSVKKSAPKPMAPPIPNIPLPPTQNEKVSEPSVKSGAPSAPQTPQTPFIPPLPTQSAPKQSAPAIPSQPPQLNPNALSSSTTTTTSSSSSAPPPPPLPSGATPPPPPSAPPPSTTAPSAPSAPSAPSAPSAPSAPSIPPKPKKSAPPPPPPPSSSSLSHGSIFNKKPTTTSLNDLDSKQDAGSSLRKISASAYTINGSAGGSSGHKLVIEDKRFKFVNASALPNPRRFESCEKLYPSGRGSSVPLDLSLYS; encoded by the coding sequence ATGGCTGCTCCACCTCCCCCTCCACCGCCACCACCTCCACCTGGTGGTGGCCCTTCATTAATGTCTTCTGCATCATCAGCTCCACCGCCGCCACCAAGTATAACTCCAGGAAGAGATGCTTTGCTTGGTGACATCAGGAAAGGGgcaaaattgaagaaggcAGTCACAGTGGACAAATCCAAACCAATGATTGAAGGCAAAACATCGGTTTCAGTTGCCGCCCCTCTTTCGTCTGGTGGTAATTCTAATCAAAGCTCCTCTATCGGGGGTCCAGCACCGTCTATCCCACATGGTGCTCCGCAGTTGGGAGACATTTTTGCTGGTGGAGTTCCCAAATTGAAGCATATTGACAATCGAGCAAATGTAATTCCTTCATCGGCTCCAAAGATCCCTTCAGGACTTCCACCATCTATGCCTACATCAAGACCCAGCAAGCCCGACCAACACCCTACTACAACTCCAAAATTACCTTCACAGAGACCAGGAACGATTCCCgtaccaccaccaaaagCACCAAAAGTTCCCTCATTAAGCAGACCTAAATCTTCGAGTCACTCACAAAAAAGCTCAATAAGTTCTATGTCAGAGATATCATCTGTACCATCAGCGCCACCTCCTTTGCCCTCTGCGCCACCTCCAATTCCATCATCCGCACCACCTCCACCAACGCCTCCCTCATTTAGCTCAAGGCCAGGTCAATTGAGTACACCACCggcaccaccagcaccaccagcaccaccagcaccactggcaccaccagcacccgCCTTACCTACAGGGGGATTGCCATTTCTTGCTCAAATAAATGCTAAGCGAGACGAGTCCAATGTAGTTGAAGGGGTTAAATCTAGGGCTACCACTAGCAGCTCAGCAGCACCAAAAGCAAGCCagcaaaataaaggaaattCACAAAATGCTCCACCTATTCCATCTGCTCCACCATCTGTGTCAACATCAATTGCTCTGAAGCATTCTGCTAAGTCCCCAGCTCCTCCCACAAGTGCTCCATCAATCCCTCCGCCCCCTCCTTCTACATTACCACCAAGCCTAGGACAAAAACCATCATTGGCAAAGGAAAAACCACTGACTTCACTGGCTCCTCCACCAGCACCCCCACCTTTACCTGGAATGGCGCCACCTTTACCCAAGAGTAACACACCATCTAATTTCTCGGGCTCGCTGAGTACAAGCAGAAACGCACAGACACCCCCAGCACCCCCAGCACCCCCAGCACCCCCAGCACCCCCAGCACCTCCAGCACCCCCAGCACCTCCATCGTTGCcatcttttgaaaaagcgTCGAGCTCTACTTCACTGAAAGCCAATCCAGATATCGCAAGCGGCGCGTTGCCTTTCCTCCTGGAGATCAATGCCAAAAGAGATGAGAGTTTTGTGGTGGATGGAGGATCAAGTTCTTATACGACACGAACTGAGGAACATTCTGGATCTAATGGTCAAACCTTTTCAAATTCCAGTGTGAAAAAATCAGCACCAAAACCTATGGCCCCGCCAATTCCAAACATACCATTACCCCCTACTCAAAACGAAAAAGTGTCCGAACCATCTGTAAAATCTGGAGCACCTTCAGCGCCTCAAACACCTCAAACACCATTCATACCACCACTTCCTACACAATCAGCACCCAAACAATCAGCTCCTGCAATCCCTCTGCAGCCTCCCCAATTAAACCCCAATGCgctttcatcatcaacaacaacaacaacatcatcatcatcatcagcaccaccaccaccaccattaccttCTGGTGCAACCCCTCCACCACCCCCTTCtgctcctcctccttctaCGACTGCACCTTCTGCACCCTCTGCACCGTCAGCACCCTCTGCACCGTCAGCACCATCAGCACCATCGATTCCACCTAAACCTAAGAAATCCGCGCCTCCCCCTCCACCACcgccttcttcttcttctctttcacATGGAtcaattttcaacaagAAGCCTACAACAACACTGTTGAATGATTTGGACTCAAAACAAGATGCGGGTTCGTCTTTGAGAAAAATATCTGCTTCGGCTTATACTATCAATGGCTCGGCAGGAGGTTCTTCAGGACACAAACTTGTTATCGAAGATAAAAGATTCAAGTTTGTTAATGCATCTGCATTGCCGAATCCACGTAGATTTGAGCTGTGCGAGAAGTTGTACCCAAGCGGACGTGGTTCATCTGTTCCTCTCGATTTGAGTCTATATTCATAA
- the NSA1 gene encoding Ribosome biogenesis protein nsa1 (NOP7-associated protein 1), whose protein sequence is MKVLTTCDDTGAAKLCSFKRGTDTSKKDATQPDSIENCMNLPKSNYKTRIIHLINYNYQYFIASRLGGTLSIYDYEENDVAMKPQEKQEGNGSKSDKEQKSSLKVESESTNSKENIEEVAGYVEERFKFLHEFKLPVSMNDRPIALQKCEKLDSVLVAYESGKVYLVYVGDFSFEPLLLHLPGCTHLNAFAIHPEQENVVAFGGKETDLQIAELYNSSVNSKIFKKDYKSAFVPKILFKAKNVSNDHLNLRVPIWITNILFFTNNVTNGQYKLITSTRYGQLRIYDTKHGRKPVKDYPVSTTPILTLSFGNDKETEVVLTDTQNLMAKYSLDIIDDKAFKTNSASAGDIIKPVPKLLGKYTGGNTGATLAQQVYEGIVAFAGLDRYLRVFDVESRQILAKVYLGVEVSSLIIIDDEDEENEEEQKRKRDEEEEDNEMWSQLDKKQKV, encoded by the coding sequence ATGAAGGTTCTCACGACATGCGATGATACAGGAGCAGCAAAACTCTGTAGTTTTAAAAGAGGAACAGATACTTCGAAGAAAGATGCTACACAGCCGGATCTGATCGAAAATTGCATGAATCtaccaaaatcaaattacAAAACTAGGATCATACATTTGATCAATTATAATTATCAATATTTTATAGCATCCAGGTTAGGTGGAACGTTGTCGATTTATGACTATGAGGAAAACGATGTTGCTATGAAACCGCAAGAAAAGCAGGAAGGAAACGGATCAAAGTCCGACAAGGAACAAAAATCAAGTTTGAAAGTGGAATCAGAGTCAACAAACTCCAAAGAAAATATTGAAGAAGTAGCTGGGTATGTCGAGGAAAGATTCAAATTCTTGCACGAATTCAAACTCCCAGTCAGTATGAACGATCGACCTATAGCATTGCAGAAGTGTGAAAAATTGGATAGTGTGCTTGTAGCGTACGAGTCAGGCAAGGTTTACCTCGTTTATGTTGGTGACTTCTCCTTTGAACCATTATTATTGCACTTGCCCGGATGCACTCACCTCAACGCCTTTGCTATTCACCCAGAGCAGGAAAATGTGGTGGCATTTGGCGGAAAGGAAACTGACCTTCAGATTGCAGAACTTTACAATTCGTCAGTAAACAGCAAgatatttaaaaaagattatAAATCGGCATTTGTACCgaaaattttatttaagGCAAAGAACGTTAGTAATGACCATTTGAATTTAAGAGTTCCCATTTGGATTACaaatatactttttttcacaAACAATGTTACTAATGGACAATACAAACTTATCACGTCTACCAGATATGGCCAATTGCGTATATATGATACAAAACATGGTCGTAAACCCGTTAAAGATTATCCAGTATCGACAACCCCAATCCTCACTTTGCTGTTTGGTAACGACAAAGAGACTGAAGTTGTCTTGACCGACACTCAAAATCTCATGGCCAAATATTCGCTTGATATCATTGATGACAAAGCTTTCAAGACCAATTCAGCATCAGCAGGAGATATCATTAAACCAGTGCCAAAACTTTTAGGTAAATATACTGGGGGCAACACTGGTGCCACTTTGGCACAGCAAGTATACGAAGGTATCGTAGCATTTGCAGGGCTTGATAGATATCTTCGTGTGTTTGATGTTGAATCAAGACAAATCCTTGCAAAAGTTTACTTGGGAGTTGAAGTGAGCTCATTAATAATTATTGACgatgaagacgaagaaaaTGAGGAAGAGCAAAAACGTAAACgtgacgaagaagaagaggataaCGAAATGTGGAGTCAATTggacaaaaaacaaaaagtttgA
- the TPC1 gene encoding mitochondrial thiamine pyrophosphate transporter → MSSKHREDHLKRGSDVSPYESLFAGSVSGGVARAITAPLDTIKIRLQLQTKSHKHPHTQKVSALNVVKDLLKNEGVIALWKGNVPAEILYVMYGAVQFTTYSALSKSLSQMEKDYSIVMPSSVHSLLAGVGAGIASTLTTYPFDLLRTRLVANKKKNLLSMTGTFRKILHAEGISGLFAGIRPAMISVASTTGLMFWSYELAREFSSEYKHVPFIEGICGFVAGATSKGITFPLDTLRKRCQIYSEVYGTKYKSSLRIFMNIVSREGVLGLYRGYGVSILKTAPTSAISLWTYEYVISATRHYRSSKPLV, encoded by the coding sequence ATGTCAAGCAAGCATAGAGAGGACCATTTAAAACGAGGGTCTGATGTGTCTCCTTACGAATCGCTATTTGCAGGTTCAGTATCAGGGGGCGTAGCTCGAGCAATAACTGCTCCACTAGATACCATAAAGATACGGTTGCAACTACAAACAAAGTCGCACAAGCACCCACATACGCAGAAAGTATCGGCATTAAACGTTGTCAAAGaccttttgaaaaatgaaggaGTGATTGCACTTTGGAAGGGCAATGTCCCCGCAGAGATTCTTTATGTAATGTATGGAGCAGTCCAGTTCACTACATATTCGGCTTTGAGCAAAAGCTTATCCCAGATGGAGAAAGACTATAGCATTGTTATGCCCTCTTCGGTCCACTCGTTGTTGGCTGGTGTTGGAGCTGGTATAGCAAGCACTCTAACAACTTATCCCTTTGATCTTTTACGAACCAGGCTTgttgcaaacaaaaagaagaatctTTTATCAATGACTGGAACATTCCGCAAAATCTTACACGCAGAGGGTATTTCAGGATTGTTTGCTGGGATACGGCCGGCAATGATATCTGTTGCTTCAACAACGGGACTTATGTTCTGGTCATACGAATTAGCCAGAGAGTTTTCATCAGAATACAAGCATGTTCCATTTATTGAGGGGATTTGTGGGTTCGTTGCTGGGGCAACGTCAAAAGGCATAACTTTCCCTCTAGATACTTTGCGAAAGCGGTGTCAAATATACTCTGAGGTGTACGgtacaaaatacaaaagcTCGCTACGTATTTTCATGAACATTGTAAGTCGTGAAGGTGTATTGGGACTATACAGAGGTTATGGTGTGAGTATACTAAAGACAGCTCCAACGAGCGCCATATCATTGTGGACCTACGAGTATGTTATATCAGCAACCCGTCATTACCGACTGTCAAAGCCACTTGTTTAA